Proteins from a single region of Streptomyces griseiscabiei:
- a CDS encoding heme o synthase → MTAVESRPPGVLGASSTSSSRGQRPIGARVKAFVALTKPRIIELLLITTVPVMFLAEQGVPDLWLVLATCIGGYLSAGGANALNMYIDRDIDALMERTSQRPLVTGMVTPREGLVFGLALAAVSTAWFGLLVNWLSAWLSLGALLFYVVVYTMILKRRTSQNIVWGGIAGCMPVLIGWSAVTNSMSWAAVILFLVIFFWTPPHYWPLSMKVKDDYARVGVPMLPVVASNKVVARQIVLYSWVMVAVSLMLTPLGYTGWFYTSVALVTGGWWLWEAHALQNRAKNGATGGKLKEMRLFHWSITYVSLLFVAVAVDPFLR, encoded by the coding sequence GTGACGGCCGTCGAATCCCGTCCACCGGGAGTGCTTGGCGCGAGCAGCACGAGCAGCAGCCGGGGTCAGCGGCCGATCGGGGCCCGAGTCAAGGCGTTCGTGGCGCTCACGAAGCCTCGGATCATCGAACTGCTGCTGATCACCACCGTTCCGGTGATGTTCCTGGCCGAGCAGGGTGTCCCGGACCTCTGGCTGGTCCTCGCCACCTGTATCGGCGGCTACCTCTCGGCGGGCGGCGCCAACGCGCTCAACATGTACATCGACCGCGACATCGACGCGCTCATGGAGCGCACCTCGCAGCGTCCGCTGGTCACCGGCATGGTCACCCCGCGTGAGGGCCTCGTCTTCGGCCTCGCCCTCGCCGCCGTCTCCACCGCCTGGTTCGGTCTCCTGGTCAACTGGCTGTCCGCCTGGCTGTCGCTCGGGGCGCTCCTCTTCTACGTCGTCGTCTACACGATGATCCTCAAACGGCGTACGTCCCAGAACATCGTCTGGGGCGGGATCGCCGGCTGTATGCCGGTCCTCATCGGCTGGTCCGCGGTGACGAACTCGATGTCGTGGGCCGCGGTCATCCTCTTCCTCGTCATCTTCTTCTGGACCCCGCCGCACTACTGGCCCCTGTCCATGAAGGTGAAGGACGACTACGCCCGCGTCGGCGTCCCGATGCTCCCGGTGGTCGCCTCCAACAAGGTGGTCGCCCGGCAGATCGTCCTCTACAGCTGGGTCATGGTCGCCGTCTCCCTGATGCTGACCCCGCTCGGCTACACCGGCTGGTTCTACACCTCGGTCGCCCTGGTGACCGGCGGCTGGTGGCTCTGGGAGGCCCACGCCCTCCAGAACCGCGCGAAGAACGGCGCGACCGGCGGCAAGCTCAAGGAAATGCGCCTGTTCCACTGGTCGATCACCTACGTCTCCCTGCTCTTCGTGGCGGTGGCGGTGGACCCCTTCCTGCGCTGA
- a CDS encoding ABC transporter ATP-binding protein, with amino-acid sequence MRSDPVVQVRSLVKRYGDKSAVDGLDLTAGAGVTAVLGPNGAGKTTTIETCEGYRRPDSGSVSVLGLDPVRESAALRPRIGVMLQSGGVYSGARADEMLRHVARLHAHPLDVDALIERLGLGGCGRTTYRRLSGGQQQRLALAMAVVGRPELVFLDEPTAGLDPQARRATWELVRDLRSDGVSVILTTHYMDEAEQLADDVAIIDAGRVVAQGTPEDLCRGGAENTLRFTGRPALDVSSLLKALPADSTAAELTPGVYRVTGKIDPQLLATVTSWCAQHGVMPDRISVERHTLEDVFLELTGKELRS; translated from the coding sequence ATGCGAAGTGACCCCGTGGTCCAGGTCCGGTCCCTGGTGAAACGCTACGGCGACAAGAGCGCGGTGGACGGACTCGACCTCACGGCGGGAGCGGGCGTCACCGCCGTGCTCGGCCCCAACGGGGCGGGCAAGACCACCACGATCGAGACCTGCGAGGGCTACCGCCGACCGGACTCCGGCTCGGTGTCCGTGCTCGGCCTCGACCCGGTCCGCGAGAGCGCCGCGCTGCGCCCCCGGATAGGTGTGATGCTCCAGTCCGGCGGCGTCTACTCCGGCGCCCGCGCCGACGAGATGCTCCGCCATGTGGCCAGGCTGCACGCCCACCCGCTCGACGTGGACGCCCTGATCGAGCGCCTGGGTCTCGGCGGCTGCGGCCGTACGACGTACCGGCGGCTCTCCGGCGGCCAGCAGCAGCGGCTCGCCCTGGCGATGGCCGTGGTCGGCCGCCCCGAGCTGGTCTTCCTCGACGAGCCGACCGCCGGCCTCGACCCGCAGGCCCGCCGGGCCACCTGGGAACTGGTGCGCGACCTGCGCTCGGACGGTGTCTCGGTCATCCTCACCACGCACTACATGGACGAGGCCGAACAGCTCGCGGACGATGTCGCGATCATCGACGCGGGCCGGGTCGTCGCCCAGGGCACGCCCGAGGACCTGTGCCGCGGCGGCGCCGAGAACACCCTGCGCTTCACCGGCCGCCCGGCCCTCGACGTCAGCTCCCTGCTGAAGGCCCTCCCGGCGGACTCCACCGCCGCCGAGCTGACGCCGGGTGTGTACCGGGTGACCGGCAAGATCGACCCGCAGCTCCTCGCGACCGTCACCTCCTGGTGCGCCCAGCACGGGGTGATGCCGGACCGGATCTCGGTGGAACGGCACACTCTCGAAGACGTGTTCCTCGAACTGACGGGCAAGGAGCTGCGTTCATGA
- a CDS encoding COX15/CtaA family protein, with the protein MVRVPKPTRDDLVSAARNPLAFIAERWTPDPRTVRRAALAALVMAVVIVVTGGAVRLTGSGLGCPTWPKCTDDSLTATRAMGVHGAIEFGNRMLTYVLCAAVGWAIVAARSQKPYRRSLTRLGWTQFWVVMSNAVLGGIVVLVGLNPYTVAAHFMLSTALIAVAAVMWHRTGEGDTSPRPLVGKAVRQLVWVLVGVTLLLIAVGTVVTGAGPHAGDSSEVERIPLNWENVTKLHAVLAWIVVTLTFALWFVLKAVDAPRDPLNRTRDLFLVLLAQGAIGYVQYFTDLPEILVGAHMFGSCLVWIATLRVLLALRERPADEVDPPAPAAQTPVAARG; encoded by the coding sequence ATGGTGCGCGTGCCGAAACCGACCCGTGACGACCTCGTCTCCGCCGCGCGCAACCCGCTCGCCTTCATCGCCGAACGCTGGACCCCGGACCCCCGGACGGTCCGGCGGGCGGCCCTCGCCGCCCTTGTCATGGCGGTGGTCATCGTGGTGACCGGCGGTGCCGTACGGCTCACCGGGTCGGGCCTCGGCTGCCCGACCTGGCCCAAGTGCACCGACGACTCGCTCACCGCGACCCGTGCGATGGGTGTGCACGGCGCCATCGAGTTCGGCAACCGCATGCTGACGTACGTGCTGTGCGCGGCGGTCGGCTGGGCCATCGTCGCCGCACGCTCCCAGAAGCCGTACCGGCGCAGCCTCACCCGGCTGGGCTGGACGCAGTTCTGGGTGGTCATGAGCAACGCGGTGCTCGGCGGCATCGTCGTCCTGGTGGGCCTCAACCCGTACACGGTGGCCGCCCACTTCATGCTCTCCACCGCGCTGATCGCGGTCGCCGCCGTGATGTGGCACCGCACCGGCGAGGGCGACACTTCGCCGCGTCCGCTGGTCGGCAAGGCCGTCCGGCAGCTGGTGTGGGTGCTGGTGGGCGTCACCCTGCTGCTGATCGCCGTGGGCACGGTCGTCACCGGCGCCGGTCCGCACGCCGGTGACTCCAGCGAGGTCGAGCGCATCCCGTTGAACTGGGAGAACGTCACCAAGCTGCACGCCGTCCTGGCCTGGATCGTGGTGACGCTGACCTTCGCCCTGTGGTTCGTCCTGAAGGCGGTCGACGCCCCGCGCGACCCGCTGAACCGCACCCGCGATCTGTTCCTGGTGCTGCTGGCCCAGGGTGCGATCGGGTACGTGCAGTACTTCACCGACCTCCCCGAGATCCTGGTCGGCGCCCATATGTTCGGCTCGTGCCTGGTGTGGATCGCCACCCTCCGGGTGCTGCTGGCGCTGCGCGAACGACCGGCCGACGAGGTCGATCCGCCCGCTCCGGCGGCGCAGACCCCGGTCGCCGCGCGCGGCTGA
- a CDS encoding ABC transporter permease, with the protein MSASTSTGTGTDTSTGAYAPRPGAAPLSRMIGAQTALETRMLLRNGEQLLLTVVIPTLLLVLFGSVDIVDTGEGKAVDFLAPGILALAVMSTAFTGQAIATGFERRYGVLKRLAVSPLPRWGLMTAKTLSVLVTEILQVVLVTVIAFAMGWNPHGNPFAVLLLLIAGTAAFSGLGLLMAGTLKAEATLAAANLVFLLLLVGGGVVVPLDKFPDAAQSVLGLLPISALSDGLRDVLQHGAGMPWGDLGVLAGWAVLGLGAAARFFRWE; encoded by the coding sequence ATGAGCGCGAGCACGAGTACGGGCACCGGCACGGACACGAGCACGGGGGCGTACGCGCCGAGGCCCGGGGCCGCACCCCTGTCCCGCATGATCGGGGCGCAGACGGCCCTGGAGACCAGGATGCTGCTGCGCAACGGCGAGCAGCTGCTGCTGACGGTCGTCATCCCGACGCTGCTGCTGGTGCTGTTCGGCTCGGTCGACATCGTCGACACGGGCGAGGGGAAGGCGGTCGACTTCCTGGCCCCCGGCATCCTCGCGCTGGCCGTGATGTCGACGGCGTTCACCGGCCAGGCGATCGCCACCGGCTTCGAGCGCCGCTACGGCGTGCTCAAGCGGCTCGCGGTCTCGCCGCTCCCCCGCTGGGGCCTGATGACCGCGAAGACGCTGTCCGTGCTGGTCACGGAGATCCTCCAGGTCGTCCTGGTCACGGTGATCGCCTTCGCGATGGGCTGGAACCCGCACGGCAACCCCTTCGCCGTGCTGCTCCTGCTGATCGCCGGAACAGCGGCCTTCTCGGGTCTCGGACTGCTGATGGCGGGCACGCTGAAGGCGGAGGCCACGCTCGCGGCGGCCAATCTGGTCTTCCTGCTGCTGCTCGTCGGCGGTGGGGTCGTCGTCCCGCTGGACAAGTTCCCCGACGCGGCGCAGAGCGTGCTCGGACTGCTGCCGATCTCGGCGCTGTCGGACGGGCTGCGGGACGTCCTCCAGCACGGCGCGGGCATGCCGTGGGGCGACCTCGGCGTTCTCGCCGGGTGGGCGGTCCTCGGGCTGGGCGCGGCGGCCCGCTTCTTCCGCTGGGAATAA
- a CDS encoding amidohydrolase family protein, producing MIETPSLVDQYCHGVLRTELGLGTFEAHLARSEGPPAPGTTFFDTQTGFAVRRWCPPLLGLEPHCPPARYLARRRELGVLEAGRRLLRGSGITTYLVDTGLPGDLTGPGEMAAASGAATHEIVRLELLAEQVADTSGTVESFLANLAESMHAAAENAVAFASVAGVRHGLAFAPEPPGPGEVRGAVGRWLAHRPVGGALTDPVLLRHLLWIAVASGRPLQLHAGLGEPGLRIDATDPVLLTDFARATAGLGTDLILLHGYPYHRHAAHLAGVFPHVYADLGAELVRTGARATAVLAEVLELAPFGKLLFSSGGHGLPELHVVGARLFREALARVLGTWVAEGAWSLTDAQRVAGLIAAGNARRVYGLE from the coding sequence ATGATCGAGACGCCGTCCCTCGTGGACCAGTACTGCCACGGCGTACTGCGCACGGAGCTGGGCCTCGGTACCTTCGAGGCCCACCTCGCCCGCAGCGAGGGCCCGCCCGCGCCCGGCACCACCTTCTTCGACACCCAGACGGGCTTCGCCGTACGCCGCTGGTGCCCGCCCCTGCTGGGCCTGGAACCGCACTGCCCGCCGGCCCGCTATCTGGCCCGGCGCCGCGAACTGGGCGTACTGGAGGCGGGCCGCAGACTCCTGCGCGGCAGCGGCATCACCACCTACCTCGTGGACACCGGCCTGCCGGGCGACCTCACCGGGCCCGGTGAGATGGCCGCCGCCTCGGGCGCGGCCACCCATGAGATCGTCCGCCTCGAACTCCTCGCGGAACAGGTCGCCGACACCTCCGGCACCGTCGAGTCGTTCCTGGCCAATCTCGCCGAGTCGATGCACGCGGCCGCCGAGAACGCCGTCGCCTTCGCCTCGGTCGCCGGCGTACGGCACGGCCTGGCGTTCGCGCCGGAGCCGCCCGGACCCGGGGAGGTGCGGGGCGCGGTGGGCCGCTGGCTCGCACACCGGCCGGTCGGCGGCGCGCTCACCGACCCGGTCCTGCTGCGCCATCTGCTGTGGATCGCCGTCGCCTCCGGCCGCCCCCTCCAACTCCACGCCGGTCTCGGCGAACCGGGCCTGCGCATCGACGCCACCGACCCCGTCCTGCTCACCGACTTCGCCCGCGCCACGGCCGGGCTCGGCACCGACCTGATCCTGCTCCACGGCTACCCCTACCACCGCCACGCCGCCCACCTCGCCGGTGTCTTCCCGCACGTCTACGCCGACCTGGGCGCCGAACTGGTCCGCACCGGCGCCCGCGCCACCGCCGTACTCGCCGAGGTCCTCGAACTCGCCCCCTTCGGCAAGCTCCTCTTCTCCAGCGGCGGCCACGGCCTGCCCGAGCTGCACGTGGTCGGCGCCCGGCTGTTCCGCGAGGCGCTGGCCCGGGTGCTGGGCACCTGGGTGGCCGAGGGCGCCTGGTCCCTGACGGACGCCCAGCGCGTGGCGGGGCTGATCGCGGCGGGGAACGCCCGGCGGGTGTACGGGCTGGAGTGA
- a CDS encoding helix-turn-helix transcriptional regulator, whose protein sequence is MKNVGEAPQEELAAGLRSDRSTRNRVARSILSHGPSTVADLAGRLGLTQAAVRRHLDSLVGDDVVQPREQRVYGARTRGRPAKVFALTDCGRDAFDQSYDKLAVDALRWIADREGGEQAVAAFARARVAAESGAYRAAVEAADPEQKTEALAKALSADGYAATARSAPHPHQGEQLCQHHCPVAHVAEQFPQLCEAETELFAELLGTHVQRLATIAHGDGVCTTFIPRVSKSATNASASTAGRNPA, encoded by the coding sequence GTGAAAAACGTTGGCGAGGCTCCGCAGGAGGAACTCGCGGCAGGGTTGCGGTCGGACCGGTCCACACGCAACCGGGTCGCGCGCTCCATCCTGTCCCACGGTCCCTCGACCGTGGCCGACCTCGCCGGGCGTCTCGGGCTCACCCAGGCGGCCGTCCGCCGGCATCTCGACTCGCTCGTCGGCGACGACGTCGTACAGCCCCGTGAGCAGCGCGTCTACGGCGCGCGTACGCGCGGGCGACCCGCCAAGGTGTTCGCCCTGACGGACTGCGGACGGGACGCCTTCGACCAGTCGTACGACAAGCTGGCCGTGGACGCGCTCCGCTGGATCGCGGACCGGGAGGGCGGGGAGCAGGCGGTCGCCGCCTTCGCCCGCGCCCGGGTCGCCGCCGAGTCCGGCGCCTACCGCGCGGCCGTCGAGGCCGCCGACCCCGAACAGAAGACCGAAGCCCTGGCCAAGGCCCTGAGCGCCGACGGGTACGCTGCTACGGCACGCAGTGCCCCCCACCCCCACCAGGGTGAGCAGCTCTGCCAGCACCACTGCCCGGTGGCCCATGTGGCCGAGCAGTTCCCGCAGCTCTGCGAGGCCGAGACCGAGCTCTTCGCCGAACTGCTCGGTACGCACGTCCAGCGGCTGGCCACCATCGCCCACGGCGACGGCGTCTGCACGACGTTCATCCCCAGAGTTTCCAAGTCAGCCACCAACGCATCCGCAAGCACGGCCGGGAGGAACCCCGCATGA
- a CDS encoding nucleotidyltransferase domain-containing protein: protein MTRSDATALLPGEAAATAALLERFLDELGEPAPLAVWAHGSLGGGDYQEGRSDLDLIAVLDGPVTTRTVWRAGRLHARLRHEPLAPLLHCTYLTAGTTAGAERRHLTWAHGQLFRRTVTPVTRRELHTFGLVLHGEPPKALLPPVSDIELDAFVVRDQKEFWRPVVDRAHLWERDVWVDLGLLTFARATATLRDGRLITKREALDLLPTLGAPAEVVEDVRRRRYGERAEAVPYRGELTRLFLGPAIDGLVAAYG from the coding sequence ATGACACGCAGCGACGCGACCGCCCTCTTACCCGGCGAGGCCGCCGCCACCGCGGCCCTGCTCGAACGCTTCCTCGACGAACTGGGGGAACCCGCCCCGCTCGCCGTCTGGGCCCACGGTTCCCTGGGCGGCGGCGACTACCAGGAGGGCCGCAGCGACCTGGACCTGATCGCCGTGCTGGACGGTCCGGTCACCACCCGCACGGTCTGGCGGGCGGGCCGGCTGCACGCCCGGCTGCGCCACGAACCGCTCGCGCCCCTCCTGCACTGCACCTATCTCACGGCCGGGACCACGGCCGGCGCCGAGCGCAGACACCTGACCTGGGCGCACGGGCAGCTCTTCCGCCGGACGGTCACCCCGGTCACCCGGCGCGAACTGCACACCTTCGGTCTCGTCCTGCACGGCGAGCCGCCCAAGGCGCTGCTGCCGCCGGTCTCCGACATCGAGCTGGACGCCTTCGTGGTCCGCGACCAGAAGGAGTTCTGGCGCCCGGTGGTCGACCGGGCCCACCTGTGGGAGCGGGACGTCTGGGTCGACCTCGGTCTGCTCACCTTCGCCCGCGCCACCGCCACCCTGCGCGACGGCCGGCTGATCACCAAGCGCGAGGCCCTGGACCTGTTGCCCACACTGGGCGCCCCGGCCGAGGTCGTCGAGGACGTCCGGCGGCGCCGGTACGGCGAACGGGCCGAGGCGGTGCCGTACCGGGGTGAGCTGACCCGGCTGTTCCTGGGCCCCGCGATCGACGGCCTCGTGGCGGCCTACGGCTGA
- the tal gene encoding transaldolase, with the protein MTDALKRLSEEGVAIWLDDLSRKRITSGNLAELLDQQHVVGVTTNPSIFQKAISSGDGYEQQVSDLAARKVTVEEAIRMITTADVRDAADILRPVFDATGGQDGRVSIEVDPRLAHNTKATVAEAKQLAWLVDRPNTLIKIPATRAGLPAITETIGLGISVNVTLIFSLERYRAVMDAYLAGLEKAKERGLDLSKIHSVASFFVSRVDTEIDKRIDALGTDEAKAARGKAGVANARLAYQAYEEVFSDGRWAALESAGANKQRPLWASTGVKDPAYKSTLYVDELVAPNTVNTMPEATLEATAASGEIRGNAIAGTYEQSRAELDAVEKLGISYDEVVQLLEDEGVEKFEASWNDLLKSTEAELRRLAPSEG; encoded by the coding sequence ATGACAGACGCACTCAAGCGCCTCTCCGAGGAGGGCGTCGCGATCTGGCTGGACGACCTGTCGCGCAAGCGCATCACGTCCGGCAACCTCGCCGAGCTCCTCGACCAGCAGCACGTCGTGGGCGTCACCACCAACCCGTCGATCTTCCAGAAGGCGATCAGCAGCGGTGACGGCTACGAGCAGCAGGTCTCCGACCTCGCCGCCCGCAAGGTCACCGTCGAAGAGGCCATCCGCATGATCACGACGGCGGACGTGCGTGACGCCGCCGACATCCTGCGCCCGGTCTTCGACGCGACGGGCGGCCAGGACGGCCGGGTCTCCATCGAGGTCGACCCGCGTCTGGCGCACAACACCAAGGCCACGGTCGCCGAGGCCAAGCAGCTGGCGTGGCTGGTGGACCGTCCGAACACCCTGATCAAGATCCCGGCGACGCGAGCGGGCCTGCCCGCGATCACCGAGACCATCGGTCTCGGCATCAGCGTCAACGTCACGCTGATCTTCTCCCTGGAGCGCTACCGCGCGGTCATGGACGCCTACCTGGCCGGTCTGGAGAAGGCCAAGGAGCGCGGCCTGGACCTCTCGAAGATCCACTCGGTGGCGTCCTTCTTCGTGTCCCGCGTGGACACCGAGATCGACAAGCGCATCGACGCCCTCGGCACCGACGAGGCCAAGGCCGCCCGCGGCAAGGCCGGTGTCGCCAACGCGCGCCTCGCGTACCAGGCGTACGAGGAGGTCTTCTCCGACGGCCGCTGGGCCGCCCTGGAGAGCGCGGGCGCCAACAAGCAGCGTCCGCTGTGGGCCTCGACCGGCGTCAAGGACCCGGCGTACAAGAGCACGCTGTACGTCGACGAGCTGGTCGCGCCCAACACGGTGAACACCATGCCGGAGGCCACGCTGGAGGCCACCGCGGCGAGCGGTGAGATCCGGGGCAACGCGATCGCGGGCACGTACGAGCAGTCGCGTGCCGAGCTGGACGCGGTGGAGAAGCTCGGCATCTCGTACGACGAGGTCGTACAGCTGCTGGAGGACGAGGGCGTCGAGAAGTTCGAGGCGTCCTGGAACGACCTGCTCAAGTCGACCGAGGCGGAGCTTCGGCGCCTCGCACCCTCGGAGGGCTGA
- the tkt gene encoding transketolase has translation MSTKPTTTDLAWTESDQRAVDTARVLAADAVQKVGNGHPGTAMSLAPAAYTLFQKVMRHDPADPDWVGRDRFVLSAGHSSLTLYIQLYLGGFGLELADLESFRTWGSKTPGHPEYGHTKGVETTTGPLGQGVANAVGMAMAARYERGLFDPQTAVGESPFDHHIFVIAGDGCLQEGISAEASSLAGHQKLGNLVLLWDDNHISIEGDTETAVSEDTAKRYEAYGWHVQRVEPKENGDLDPAALYAAIEAAKAVTDRPSFIAMRSIIAWPAPNAQNTEAAHGSALGADEVAATKRVLGFDPEKDFEVSDEVIAHTRALGERGREARAVWEKQFQEWRDGNAERAAEFDRISAGELPEGWESHLPEFETGKGVATRAASGKVLQALGAVLPELWGGSADLAGSNNTTIDKTSSFLPADNPLPEANPYGRTIHFGIREHAMAAEMNGIALHGNTRIFGGTFLVFSDYMRNAVRLSALMHLPVTYVWTHDSIGLGEDGPTHQPVEHLAALRAIPGLNVVRPADANETAIAWREILKRYTKEFGKGAPHGLALTRQGVPTYEANEGAAKGGYVLFEASGGTPEVVLIATGSEVHVAVEARERLEADGVPTRVVSMPSVEWFEEQDQGYRDSVLPPSVKARVAVEAGIGLTWHKYVGDAGRIVSLEHFGASADGKVLFREFGFTAENVAATAQESLAAARR, from the coding sequence GTGAGCACCAAGCCGACCACTACAGACCTCGCGTGGACCGAATCGGACCAGCGCGCCGTCGACACCGCCCGAGTCCTGGCAGCCGACGCCGTACAGAAGGTCGGCAACGGCCATCCGGGTACGGCGATGAGCCTCGCGCCCGCCGCGTACACCCTCTTCCAGAAGGTGATGCGCCACGACCCCGCCGACCCCGACTGGGTGGGCCGTGACAGGTTCGTCCTGTCCGCCGGCCACTCCTCCTTGACCCTCTACATCCAGCTGTACCTGGGTGGTTTCGGCCTGGAGCTGGCGGACCTGGAGTCCTTCCGCACCTGGGGTTCGAAGACCCCGGGCCACCCCGAGTACGGGCACACCAAGGGCGTCGAGACGACGACCGGGCCGCTCGGCCAGGGTGTCGCCAACGCCGTGGGCATGGCGATGGCCGCGCGCTACGAGCGCGGTCTGTTCGACCCGCAGACCGCTGTCGGCGAGTCCCCGTTCGACCACCACATCTTCGTGATCGCCGGTGACGGCTGCCTCCAGGAGGGCATCTCCGCCGAGGCGTCCTCGCTCGCCGGTCACCAGAAGCTCGGCAACCTCGTGCTGCTGTGGGACGACAACCACATCTCCATCGAGGGCGACACCGAGACGGCCGTCTCCGAGGACACCGCGAAGCGGTACGAGGCGTACGGCTGGCATGTGCAGCGGGTGGAGCCGAAGGAGAACGGCGACCTCGACCCGGCCGCGCTGTACGCGGCGATCGAGGCGGCGAAGGCGGTCACCGACCGGCCGTCGTTCATCGCGATGCGTTCGATCATCGCCTGGCCCGCCCCGAACGCGCAGAACACCGAGGCCGCGCACGGCTCGGCGCTCGGCGCGGACGAGGTCGCCGCCACCAAGCGCGTCCTCGGCTTCGACCCGGAGAAGGACTTCGAGGTCTCCGACGAGGTCATCGCGCACACCCGTGCCCTCGGCGAGCGCGGCCGTGAGGCCCGTGCCGTCTGGGAGAAGCAGTTCCAGGAGTGGCGCGACGGCAACGCCGAGCGGGCCGCCGAGTTCGACCGGATCAGCGCGGGCGAGCTGCCCGAGGGCTGGGAGTCGCACCTGCCGGAGTTCGAGACGGGCAAGGGTGTCGCGACGCGTGCCGCGTCCGGCAAGGTGCTCCAGGCGCTCGGCGCGGTGCTCCCCGAGCTGTGGGGCGGCTCCGCCGACCTCGCCGGTTCGAACAACACGACGATCGACAAGACGTCGTCCTTCCTCCCGGCGGACAACCCGCTGCCGGAGGCGAACCCCTACGGCCGCACGATCCACTTCGGTATCCGCGAGCACGCCATGGCCGCGGAGATGAACGGCATCGCGCTGCACGGCAACACCCGTATCTTCGGCGGCACGTTCCTCGTGTTCTCCGACTACATGCGCAACGCCGTGCGCCTGTCCGCGCTGATGCACCTGCCGGTGACATACGTGTGGACGCACGACTCCATCGGTCTCGGCGAGGACGGCCCGACGCACCAGCCGGTCGAGCACCTGGCCGCGCTGCGGGCGATCCCGGGTCTGAACGTGGTCCGCCCGGCCGACGCCAACGAGACGGCGATCGCCTGGCGCGAGATCCTCAAGCGCTACACCAAGGAGTTCGGCAAGGGCGCCCCGCACGGCCTCGCGCTGACCCGCCAGGGTGTGCCGACGTACGAGGCCAACGAGGGTGCCGCCAAGGGTGGTTACGTGCTCTTCGAGGCGTCGGGCGGTACGCCGGAGGTCGTGCTCATCGCCACCGGTTCCGAGGTGCATGTCGCCGTCGAGGCCCGGGAGCGGCTGGAGGCCGACGGGGTGCCCACCCGCGTCGTGTCCATGCCGTCCGTGGAGTGGTTCGAGGAGCAGGACCAGGGGTACCGGGACAGCGTTCTGCCGCCGTCCGTCAAGGCGCGTGTCGCGGTCGAGGCCGGGATCGGGCTCACCTGGCACAAGTACGTCGGGGACGCCGGCCGCATCGTCTCGCTGGAGCACTTCGGCGCTTCGGCCGACGGCAAGGTCCTCTTCCGCGAGTTCGGCTTCACCGCCGAGAACGTGGCCGCGACGGCGCAGGAATCCCTGGCCGCCGCTCGGCGCTGA